The following proteins are co-located in the Synechococcales cyanobacterium T60_A2020_003 genome:
- a CDS encoding transposase, translating to MKPQYRIRNWSEYNAGLKARGSLTFWIEESVLGQWVVEELSGKPGASVLYSDLAIQTMATVK from the coding sequence ATGAAACCTCAATACCGCATCCGCAACTGGTCAGAGTATAACGCTGGATTGAAGGCTAGGGGAAGCCTCACCTTCTGGATCGAAGAATCTGTGCTGGGGCAGTGGGTGGTCGAGGAGTTGAGCGGCAAACCCGGCGCGTCAGTTCTTTATAGTGACCTTGCGATTCAAACAATGGCGACCGTCAAAG